In the Pseudodesulfovibrio sp. JC047 genome, one interval contains:
- a CDS encoding DUF4198 domain-containing protein: MNGLRIVLAMVCVLWATTASAHFGMLIPDTDETTQQKRTVELTLSFSHPFELQGMELEKPAKFFVVVDAEKSQDLLATLTQTQIMGQTGWKTSYTPKTPGMYTFVFDPVPYKEDAENNYIRHITKVVVDGFGEGEGWNTPLGLETEIVPLTRPFGNYAGNVFQGIVLYQGEPAPFTRVEVEYYNKDGKRTAPNERMVTQEVLADANGVFTFVCPWKGWWGFAGLTTAEEPYKGRELELGAVIWVEMQ, from the coding sequence ATGAATGGATTGAGAATCGTACTGGCAATGGTCTGTGTATTGTGGGCGACAACAGCGTCTGCTCATTTTGGTATGTTGATTCCTGATACGGATGAAACCACGCAGCAGAAACGGACTGTCGAATTGACATTGTCCTTTTCTCATCCATTTGAATTGCAGGGCATGGAATTGGAAAAGCCTGCCAAATTTTTCGTGGTTGTCGATGCCGAGAAATCACAGGATTTGCTGGCGACCCTGACGCAAACCCAGATCATGGGCCAGACCGGCTGGAAAACTTCGTACACACCAAAAACACCTGGAATGTATACTTTTGTTTTTGATCCGGTCCCATATAAGGAAGACGCGGAAAATAACTACATTCGTCACATCACCAAGGTTGTTGTAGACGGCTTTGGCGAAGGAGAAGGGTGGAATACTCCATTGGGTCTTGAGACGGAAATCGTGCCGCTCACACGGCCCTTTGGCAATTATGCCGGGAATGTCTTTCAGGGCATTGTTCTGTATCAGGGAGAACCCGCTCCGTTTACCCGGGTTGAAGTCGAGTATTACAACAAGGATGGCAAGCGGACCGCGCCCAATGAGCGGATGGTCACGCAGGAAGTTCTTGCCGATGCCAATGGTGTTTTCACTTTTGTCTGCCCGTGGAAAGGGTGGTGGGGATTTGCCGGTTTGACCACGGCAGAGGAACCGTACAAAGGCCGTGAATTGGAACTTGGCGCGGTTATCTGGGTCGAAATGCAATAA
- a CDS encoding outer membrane protein transport protein, translated as MKRTSAVFYCSLVLCLLASAATVHAGGFALYEWGNRALGMGTANYATGNDASVIAYNPAQMTKLEGTNLYGGVAVITPMSDVYIDGNKNTTKSVSHAIPHVYATHQLNDKWVIGIGEFTRFGLGTKYDKNWDGKTLLNEALLESYSFNPSVGYRVNDSLSVGGGVEVIKGSFLLKKDVNALVPVLGGSHTKIDVAGTSTGFNLGMLYDVTDAVSLALTYRSSVHFVGHGDVHRRSGEYLWKRDPDR; from the coding sequence ATGAAACGAACATCCGCCGTTTTTTACTGTAGTTTAGTACTCTGCCTTTTGGCCTCCGCCGCGACGGTTCATGCTGGCGGATTTGCTTTGTATGAGTGGGGTAACAGGGCGCTTGGCATGGGAACTGCCAACTACGCCACAGGCAATGACGCTTCTGTCATCGCGTATAACCCGGCTCAGATGACCAAATTGGAAGGGACGAATTTGTACGGCGGTGTCGCTGTCATTACTCCCATGTCTGATGTGTACATCGATGGGAACAAAAATACGACCAAGAGTGTGTCCCATGCCATTCCGCATGTGTACGCCACGCACCAGCTCAATGATAAATGGGTCATCGGTATCGGTGAATTCACTCGTTTTGGCCTGGGCACCAAATATGATAAGAATTGGGATGGCAAGACACTGCTCAACGAGGCCTTGCTGGAATCCTATTCGTTCAACCCGAGCGTGGGCTACCGTGTGAATGATTCCCTGTCTGTGGGCGGTGGTGTCGAGGTCATCAAAGGCTCATTCTTGCTCAAGAAGGATGTTAACGCCCTTGTTCCCGTCCTTGGCGGGAGTCACACCAAGATTGATGTTGCCGGTACGTCCACTGGTTTCAATCTCGGTATGTTGTATGATGTCACTGACGCGGTTTCCTTGGCCTTGACGTACCGGTCCTCGGTGCATTTCGTTGGGCATGGCGATGTGCACAGAAGGTCCGGTGAATACCTCTGGAAACGCGACCCTGACCGCTGA
- a CDS encoding outer membrane protein transport protein, translating to MNTSGNATLTADFPASYTAGLGFTPMENLSIEFDVIFTQWEQFDRIEFDFSGSPLPDTVEDFNYKNTWRFQLGAEYLVTDAFALRAGYVYDQSPIRHEYTSPLLPANDRNLFTLGAGYKYDNWTFDLSGMYIVTKERHGMSMTDGVATYDVDFKGGTTWGAGLSVGCSF from the coding sequence GTGAATACCTCTGGAAACGCGACCCTGACCGCTGATTTTCCGGCGAGTTATACGGCTGGTCTCGGATTCACTCCCATGGAAAATTTGTCCATCGAATTTGACGTGATTTTCACGCAGTGGGAACAGTTCGATCGTATTGAATTCGATTTTAGCGGCTCACCGCTTCCCGATACGGTTGAGGATTTCAACTACAAGAACACCTGGCGGTTCCAGCTTGGTGCGGAATACCTGGTTACCGATGCCTTTGCTCTGCGTGCCGGGTATGTGTATGACCAGTCGCCGATTCGGCATGAGTATACCTCACCCCTGCTTCCGGCCAATGACCGGAATCTGTTCACGTTGGGTGCTGGATACAAATACGATAACTGGACCTTTGATCTGTCCGGCATGTACATCGTGACCAAAGAGCGTCACGGCATGAGCATGACTGACGGTGTCGCCACGTATGATGTTGATTTCAAGGGTGGAACCACGTGGGGCGCAGGCCTTTCCGTCGGCTGCTCCTTCTAG
- a CDS encoding ABC transporter ATP-binding protein, translating to MIILNTLSFTYPSGGDVLTDISLHIPRGELVGLVGANGSGKSTLLSLIAGLYVPTGGAMTVADRVCPGSEKSIRAVCRLVMQDADLQILGGTVEEDMLMGRKRDEGSVARAKAMAGRFNLLSAWERPVQTLSWGMKRKLCLATALLDNPTILLLDEPLSGLDYSGVREMRAIIQENHQAGLTQIVSSHDLESFIDLVDSLAVLDAGRLVDFGPPESVLDRVRDHGVRPPRSWSVDRCIGSWDVVAD from the coding sequence ATGATTATACTGAATACCCTTTCTTTTACATATCCTTCTGGCGGCGATGTCCTGACTGATATCTCTTTGCATATCCCCCGTGGGGAGCTGGTGGGATTGGTCGGGGCCAACGGAAGTGGCAAGTCCACATTGTTGTCGTTGATAGCCGGTCTCTATGTTCCCACCGGCGGGGCGATGACTGTTGCCGATAGAGTGTGTCCGGGAAGCGAAAAATCCATCCGAGCCGTGTGCCGTTTGGTCATGCAGGATGCAGATTTGCAGATTCTTGGCGGGACTGTCGAAGAAGATATGCTTATGGGGAGAAAGCGCGACGAGGGCTCGGTGGCCAGGGCCAAGGCCATGGCAGGTCGATTCAACCTTTTGTCGGCATGGGAACGCCCTGTTCAGACGTTGTCGTGGGGAATGAAACGGAAGTTGTGTCTGGCAACGGCGCTTTTGGACAACCCGACAATTTTGTTGCTGGACGAGCCGTTGAGTGGATTGGACTATTCGGGTGTGCGGGAGATGCGCGCCATAATTCAAGAAAATCATCAGGCCGGATTGACACAGATTGTGTCGTCACATGATCTGGAAAGTTTCATTGATCTGGTCGATTCGCTGGCAGTCCTTGATGCCGGGCGGCTGGTTGATTTCGGTCCCCCGGAATCGGTGCTTGATCGAGTTCGGGACCATGGGGTCAGACCGCCTCGTTCATGGAGCGTTGATCGATGCATTGGCTCCTGGGATGTGGTGGCTGACTAA
- a CDS encoding cobalt transporter, producing MSSVATYIRDLDPRLKLGVALILGPVLWKVDFSAVIVSLVGLLFLVWPLAVEQPVGAKMVRSLMVFVVFWVAIKMVLDAVSGVPVEFIVMDGAQLGARLVALVLLGLCLALSSSSRAIGLAISWVLRPFIGRERAWRAALSLALMVHFLPLCLEALARIREVASRRCLGSGFRVRFLVVPAALMRNLSQKTWNQTMAIACRGLDTAEAWEADFTWTLRETITLLVSVCLISGLFFL from the coding sequence ATGTCCTCTGTTGCCACATATATTCGAGATCTTGATCCGCGTTTGAAATTGGGTGTTGCCCTGATACTTGGTCCGGTCCTTTGGAAAGTGGATTTTTCTGCCGTGATCGTGAGCCTTGTCGGTTTGCTTTTTCTTGTCTGGCCACTGGCGGTGGAACAGCCTGTGGGCGCAAAAATGGTTCGGAGTCTGATGGTTTTTGTCGTGTTTTGGGTGGCGATCAAGATGGTGCTGGATGCTGTTTCGGGCGTACCTGTGGAATTTATCGTGATGGATGGAGCCCAACTGGGGGCCAGGCTGGTTGCATTGGTCCTGTTGGGATTGTGTCTCGCGTTGTCCTCATCGTCCCGGGCCATTGGGTTGGCAATTTCTTGGGTACTCCGTCCCTTCATTGGTCGGGAACGGGCCTGGCGGGCCGCATTGTCACTTGCCTTGATGGTCCATTTTCTTCCGCTGTGTTTGGAAGCTCTCGCCAGAATCAGGGAAGTGGCTTCTCGGCGATGCCTCGGCAGTGGATTCAGGGTGCGCTTCTTGGTTGTCCCGGCGGCTCTAATGCGGAATTTGAGTCAGAAAACATGGAATCAGACCATGGCCATTGCCTGCCGTGGGTTGGATACTGCGGAAGCGTGGGAAGCGGATTTTACGTGGACACTTCGTGAGACCATTACCTTACTGGTATCGGTGTGTCTGATCAGTGGATTGTTTTTTCTTTGA
- a CDS encoding rhodanese-like domain-containing protein, which produces MAGILMLSTEQARSYMATHQPDSYTLLDVRQRWEYEEEHLPGATHVPLPELVDRLNLIEKGKPILAYCRFGGRSKAALDLLDGFGFHNLHNVVGGIAEWTGRTAFGPIDLGLIAFSGVDTAEHVLRKAYAMEDAVSDFYQERAELAETSEEMELFRELAGFEDRHKAVIVRLHDRIVGRTMAMNLDNTPESGEAIVEGGVPVTEFIRQFPAAFDDIDGVLELAMMIEAQALDYYLRCARQAESSTVRDVLHTLAREENAHLKVLGRFMEKRMTG; this is translated from the coding sequence ATGGCAGGGATACTCATGCTGTCCACGGAGCAGGCCCGGTCATACATGGCTACTCATCAGCCTGATTCCTATACATTACTGGATGTTCGCCAACGCTGGGAATACGAGGAAGAACACCTGCCGGGAGCCACGCATGTCCCTTTGCCCGAGTTGGTTGATCGGTTGAATCTCATCGAAAAAGGCAAACCAATTTTGGCCTACTGTCGATTTGGAGGTCGGAGCAAGGCCGCTTTGGACCTGCTTGATGGATTCGGATTTCATAATCTTCATAATGTGGTCGGCGGCATCGCTGAGTGGACCGGGAGAACCGCTTTTGGTCCCATTGATTTGGGATTGATTGCGTTTTCTGGAGTGGACACCGCTGAACACGTTCTTCGCAAGGCATACGCCATGGAAGATGCCGTGTCTGATTTTTATCAGGAACGGGCGGAGTTGGCTGAAACGAGTGAAGAGATGGAACTTTTTCGCGAATTGGCCGGATTTGAAGACCGCCACAAGGCCGTGATAGTGAGACTGCATGATCGGATTGTGGGGCGAACCATGGCTATGAATCTGGACAATACCCCGGAATCGGGTGAAGCGATTGTGGAAGGCGGTGTGCCCGTTACGGAGTTTATACGACAATTCCCTGCAGCGTTTGACGATATCGATGGCGTTTTGGAACTGGCTATGATGATCGAGGCACAGGCGTTGGACTATTATCTCCGGTGTGCTCGACAGGCCGAATCTTCGACGGTTCGGGATGTGCTGCATACTTTAGCCCGGGAAGAAAACGCGCACCTGAAGGTGTTGGGCCGATTTATGGAAAAGCGGATGACGGGGTGA
- a CDS encoding DMT family transporter, which produces MMYGLLLSLISATAFAALPLLVKLGYAAGMDGAVMMQYRFSYAAFFVLLVILLKDRSLFRISRQGFVKCALLGVIVYWVQTTFFVKSLATIPASTASLILYGYPVIVTIASVIFLGMRLNKLVVCSLLLVVSGCCLVFYDAFLREVDHMGLLYAFGSTATFSAYLVLTQVLLKDLKALTATLYVLFFAAISFTVSGDITAWMHSTTEQHLIGLALGLIPGLVAISLLYAAIDKIGCAYASIFSSVEPVMTLAGAALLLDEQIVLLQIIGMSLILFGIVVPNLRFKHTVEMPSLTSATSDESENTE; this is translated from the coding sequence ATGATGTACGGTCTCTTGCTCTCGCTGATCTCTGCGACAGCGTTCGCGGCTTTGCCGCTTCTCGTCAAACTTGGCTATGCTGCGGGCATGGATGGTGCGGTCATGATGCAATACCGCTTCTCCTATGCCGCGTTCTTCGTCCTTTTGGTCATCCTGCTGAAAGATCGATCACTTTTCCGAATTTCCCGACAGGGTTTCGTCAAATGTGCACTTTTGGGAGTCATCGTCTACTGGGTACAGACGACTTTTTTCGTCAAATCTCTGGCCACGATTCCGGCATCAACAGCCTCGTTGATCCTCTATGGCTATCCAGTCATCGTGACCATTGCTTCCGTGATTTTCCTGGGAATGCGACTCAACAAACTCGTTGTCTGTTCGCTCCTTCTCGTGGTCTCGGGATGCTGTCTCGTCTTTTATGACGCCTTTCTCCGCGAAGTGGATCATATGGGACTGCTGTATGCCTTTGGCTCGACCGCGACCTTCTCCGCCTATCTCGTCTTGACGCAGGTCCTCCTGAAAGATCTCAAAGCTTTGACAGCGACCCTCTATGTCCTGTTCTTTGCCGCCATCTCCTTCACTGTATCCGGGGATATTACAGCCTGGATGCACTCAACGACGGAACAACACCTGATTGGACTGGCTCTAGGACTCATCCCGGGCCTCGTGGCAATATCGCTGCTGTATGCCGCTATTGACAAGATCGGCTGCGCCTATGCCAGTATTTTTTCATCCGTCGAACCGGTCATGACTCTGGCCGGAGCGGCCCTGCTGCTCGACGAACAAATCGTCCTTCTGCAAATTATCGGAATGAGCCTGATTCTTTTCGGAATTGTTGTACCGAATCTTCGATTCAAACACACCGTCGAAATGCCTTCACTCACGTCAGCCACCTCTGACGAATCCGAAAACACTGAATAG
- a CDS encoding TlyA family RNA methyltransferase, whose product MAKKQRADQLLASSGVVESREKAKRLIMAGKVHYMDRGQKTPVNKPGQQFFPETEFVVPEDSRFVSRGAHKILTAIEEFSLDFTDVIALDAGASTGGFTDCLLQHGATRVYAIDVGYGQLHEKLRQDERVINMERTNVRHAEPDLIPEPVDVIVADVSFISLTKILPACCQFLKQGGELVVLIKPQFEVGPGQTDKGVVRDETLRQEAVTMVTEFCQTELELTLKGVVPSKILGPKGNQEYMAYMAKA is encoded by the coding sequence ATGGCGAAGAAACAACGGGCGGACCAACTGCTTGCCTCCTCTGGCGTGGTGGAAAGCAGGGAAAAAGCCAAACGACTCATCATGGCCGGCAAGGTGCACTACATGGACCGGGGTCAAAAAACTCCGGTCAACAAACCGGGGCAACAATTCTTTCCTGAAACGGAATTCGTTGTCCCGGAGGACTCACGTTTTGTTTCGCGTGGAGCCCACAAGATCCTCACGGCCATCGAAGAATTCTCCCTTGATTTCACAGATGTAATTGCTCTGGATGCCGGAGCGTCAACCGGCGGTTTCACCGATTGTCTCCTCCAACACGGTGCTACGCGCGTCTACGCCATCGACGTGGGCTACGGGCAGTTGCATGAAAAATTGCGACAGGATGAACGGGTTATCAACATGGAACGGACCAATGTCCGCCATGCCGAGCCGGATCTTATCCCGGAACCCGTGGATGTCATTGTCGCGGATGTCTCATTTATCTCATTGACCAAAATCCTTCCGGCCTGCTGCCAATTCCTCAAACAAGGCGGAGAACTGGTCGTACTTATCAAGCCGCAATTCGAAGTCGGACCGGGCCAGACCGATAAAGGCGTGGTTCGAGATGAAACCTTGCGACAGGAAGCCGTGACCATGGTCACTGAATTTTGTCAAACCGAACTGGAACTGACGCTCAAAGGCGTCGTCCCATCCAAAATCCTCGGCCCAAAAGGCAACCAGGAATACATGGCATATATGGCCAAAGCGTAA
- the thrC gene encoding threonine synthase — MTADSFPSYRGHMEYFCLGCGKRFPTDELHYTCPNCGGVFLLDNLRFDELKKTSGAQWRTLFDTRAASKKTALRGIFRFYELMAPVLEEEDIVYLGEGNTPVIESSPTLNSESGLTTAYKNDGQNPSASFKDRGMACGFSYLRSLIRQNDWDQILTVCASTGDTSAAAALYASYVGGAIKSVVILPHGKVTPAQLAQPLGSGAVVLEVPGVFDDCMKVVEHLADNYRVALLNSKNAWRILGQESYAFECAQWFDWDMKGKCIFVPIGNAGNITAIMAGFLKLHALDIISDLPRIFGVQSHHADPVYRYYAVDDPKERQYEPVTVSASVAQAAMIGNPVSFPRVQYFAEKFEAIGGSDAFQVLQVTEQQIMDSMIQANRNGHIACTQGGESFAGAKRALELGLVSPEELCILDSTAHQLKFVDFQNMYFDNSFPAEFEITPDMTLANTPELVISPEEKKALSPEEYTRNTAEKVVAKLGLEKK; from the coding sequence ATGACTGCCGATTCTTTTCCCTCATATCGTGGACATATGGAATACTTCTGCCTCGGTTGTGGCAAACGATTCCCCACTGATGAACTGCATTACACCTGCCCGAACTGCGGTGGTGTTTTCCTGCTCGACAACCTCCGCTTCGACGAGCTGAAAAAGACATCCGGTGCTCAATGGCGAACTCTTTTCGACACCCGTGCCGCATCCAAGAAAACCGCACTACGCGGCATTTTCCGCTTTTACGAACTCATGGCCCCAGTGTTGGAAGAAGAAGACATCGTCTATCTTGGTGAAGGGAATACCCCTGTTATCGAATCCAGCCCGACTCTAAATAGCGAATCCGGGCTGACCACCGCCTACAAAAACGACGGTCAAAACCCATCCGCTTCATTCAAGGATCGTGGCATGGCCTGCGGGTTTTCCTACCTTCGTTCACTGATCCGTCAAAATGACTGGGATCAAATCCTGACGGTCTGCGCCTCCACCGGTGATACCTCCGCAGCAGCGGCCCTGTATGCGTCCTACGTGGGCGGTGCCATCAAATCCGTTGTCATCCTGCCGCACGGCAAAGTCACTCCGGCACAGCTCGCCCAACCGCTTGGGTCCGGCGCAGTCGTGCTCGAAGTCCCCGGGGTCTTCGACGATTGCATGAAGGTCGTCGAACATCTGGCCGACAATTATCGAGTGGCCCTGCTCAACTCCAAGAACGCCTGGCGCATCCTCGGACAGGAATCCTATGCGTTTGAATGCGCCCAGTGGTTTGACTGGGACATGAAAGGCAAATGCATTTTCGTGCCCATCGGCAATGCCGGCAACATCACCGCCATCATGGCCGGTTTCCTCAAACTCCATGCATTGGATATCATCTCCGACCTGCCACGAATTTTCGGGGTCCAATCCCATCACGCCGATCCGGTTTATCGCTACTATGCTGTAGACGATCCCAAGGAACGCCAGTACGAACCAGTAACCGTGTCCGCCTCTGTGGCGCAGGCAGCCATGATCGGCAACCCGGTTTCGTTCCCTCGCGTCCAATATTTTGCCGAAAAATTCGAAGCGATTGGTGGTTCCGACGCTTTCCAGGTGCTCCAAGTCACGGAACAACAAATCATGGATTCCATGATCCAGGCCAACCGAAACGGCCATATCGCTTGCACTCAGGGCGGCGAATCCTTTGCTGGCGCCAAACGCGCGTTGGAACTCGGCCTGGTCTCCCCCGAAGAACTCTGCATTCTCGATTCCACTGCCCATCAGCTCAAATTCGTGGATTTCCAGAACATGTACTTTGACAACAGCTTCCCTGCCGAATTCGAAATTACTCCGGACATGACCTTGGCCAACACCCCGGAACTGGTCATTTCGCCCGAAGAAAAAAAGGCGTTGTCCCCGGAAGAATACACCCGGAACACCGCTGAAAAAGTCGTGGCAAAACTCGGTCTCGAAAAGAAATAA
- a CDS encoding patatin-like phospholipase family protein: MKQRKTVSLVLGSGGARGLAHIGIIHWLEENGYEIKSITGSSMGALVGGMHAIGQLDEFEKWVRGITKTNMLALLDFAMESNGLFKGNRIIDTLKNLVGEKLIEEMDISFTAVATDIESAKEVWIDEGPLFEAIRASISLPLFFTPYNYHGVDLIDGGILNPVPIAPTFSDHTDLTIAVNLCGRPREGLALPGEEEEETSMVSQAIAEFTGKIKSSLPHVRNGVKARNIVLQSFDAMQGTIARQKIAAYPPDHVLDIPRNLCMILDFDKAVPLIQFGHDLAAEKLAGVLE, from the coding sequence ATGAAACAGCGAAAAACAGTCTCACTCGTGCTCGGAAGTGGTGGAGCCAGAGGGCTTGCGCACATCGGTATCATCCATTGGCTTGAGGAAAACGGGTATGAGATCAAGTCTATCACCGGCTCGTCCATGGGCGCGTTGGTCGGTGGCATGCATGCCATCGGTCAGCTCGATGAGTTTGAGAAATGGGTCCGGGGCATTACCAAGACAAACATGCTTGCTCTGCTTGATTTTGCCATGGAAAGTAATGGGTTATTCAAGGGAAATCGTATTATTGACACCCTCAAGAATTTGGTCGGTGAAAAGCTGATTGAGGAAATGGATATTTCCTTTACTGCCGTGGCAACGGATATCGAGTCGGCCAAGGAAGTGTGGATCGACGAGGGACCATTGTTCGAGGCGATTCGGGCGTCAATTTCATTGCCGCTTTTTTTCACGCCGTACAATTATCACGGCGTTGACCTGATTGATGGCGGAATTCTCAATCCGGTGCCTATTGCGCCGACTTTTAGTGATCACACGGATTTGACGATTGCGGTGAATTTGTGTGGTCGGCCTCGGGAAGGACTTGCCTTGCCGGGCGAAGAGGAGGAAGAAACGTCCATGGTGAGTCAGGCCATTGCCGAATTTACCGGGAAAATCAAATCCTCATTGCCGCATGTCCGCAATGGCGTGAAGGCCCGGAATATCGTGTTGCAGTCGTTTGATGCCATGCAGGGAACCATTGCCCGACAGAAGATCGCGGCGTATCCGCCGGATCATGTCCTTGATATTCCGAGGAACCTGTGCATGATTCTCGATTTTGACAAGGCCGTACCATTGATTCAATTCGGCCATGATTTGGCTGCGGAAAAGCTGGCCGGGGTGCTTGAGTAA
- a CDS encoding DUF456 domain-containing protein: protein MDYVWAVFLILSLIVTQALQLFSLPANWIAIALISLWKYIYPDSMTWTFVAVIAIIAAVAEALEFILQARYAGKYGASTRGTVGGIIGAIAGAIFGAPFFLGLGALIGALGGAYLGCLIAEMPGRSRPEALLAAKGAFVGKALGFTVKTAIGATIVVISIPKIWP from the coding sequence ATGGACTATGTCTGGGCCGTCTTTCTCATCCTCAGCCTGATCGTGACGCAGGCATTGCAGCTTTTCAGCCTGCCTGCGAACTGGATCGCCATCGCGCTGATTTCGCTGTGGAAATATATTTACCCAGACTCCATGACATGGACTTTTGTCGCTGTTATTGCGATCATTGCGGCCGTGGCTGAAGCCCTGGAATTCATTCTTCAGGCCCGATATGCCGGAAAATATGGTGCATCCACCCGAGGAACGGTCGGTGGTATCATCGGGGCCATTGCCGGAGCCATTTTCGGTGCTCCCTTCTTTCTTGGTCTTGGCGCGCTCATCGGTGCGCTTGGCGGTGCGTATCTCGGCTGCCTGATTGCTGAAATGCCTGGTCGATCCCGACCCGAAGCCCTGCTTGCCGCCAAGGGAGCCTTTGTTGGCAAGGCCCTGGGATTCACGGTCAAAACAGCCATTGGCGCAACCATCGTGGTGATCTCCATCCCCAAAATCTGGCCCTGA
- a CDS encoding phenylacetate--CoA ligase, with protein MYFDSVEAMDRAELEQLQVERLKKTIENAKKSPFYAKRLAEFNCDDIRTVNDITTLPFTTKDDLRSQYPHGLLTLPLEEYVRMHASSGTTGTPTAIFYTQKDLDTWAELMARSMYACGCRKSDTLQNMSGYGLFTGGLGIHYGSERLGMITIPSGAGNTKRQIKLIRDHNVSVLHIIPSFALYFAQQVQAAGFNTEDMPWRIALIGAEPHTEEARAKIEEMMHIKAYNSYGLSEMNGPGVAFECVHQTGMHLWEDAYIAEIIDPKTGKHVEEGEIGELVMTTIRREGMPIIRYRTRDLTRFIPGQCPCGRTHRRIDRITGRADDMMILKGVNIYPMQIEQCLMSMPEVGQNYLIELVREGVSDQMKVKVEIKDEYFVEDMRVLQGLQKKIAKRLCSEILLTPRVELCQHDSIPKTAGKAVRVIDNRDTE; from the coding sequence ATGTACTTCGATTCAGTAGAGGCCATGGACCGCGCCGAACTGGAACAACTCCAGGTCGAACGCCTCAAAAAGACCATTGAAAACGCCAAAAAATCGCCTTTTTATGCGAAACGTCTGGCCGAATTCAATTGCGACGACATCCGAACTGTCAACGATATCACCACCCTTCCATTCACCACCAAGGACGATCTTCGAAGCCAGTATCCACACGGTCTGCTGACATTGCCTTTGGAAGAGTATGTCAGAATGCACGCCTCTTCGGGCACCACCGGCACACCAACCGCCATTTTTTATACCCAAAAGGACCTGGACACCTGGGCCGAACTCATGGCCCGATCCATGTACGCTTGCGGATGCAGAAAATCCGATACCTTGCAAAACATGTCTGGATATGGACTCTTCACTGGAGGACTGGGCATTCACTATGGGTCTGAACGACTGGGCATGATTACTATTCCGTCCGGCGCAGGGAATACCAAACGCCAAATCAAGCTCATTCGTGACCACAATGTCTCTGTCCTGCACATCATCCCCTCTTTCGCGCTGTACTTCGCGCAACAGGTGCAAGCCGCTGGTTTCAACACCGAGGACATGCCGTGGCGCATTGCCCTTATCGGTGCCGAACCGCACACCGAAGAAGCCCGGGCCAAAATTGAAGAAATGATGCATATCAAGGCCTATAACTCATATGGTCTGTCCGAAATGAACGGACCGGGTGTGGCTTTCGAATGTGTCCATCAAACCGGAATGCACCTTTGGGAAGACGCATACATCGCTGAAATCATTGACCCGAAAACCGGCAAACATGTCGAGGAAGGCGAGATTGGCGAGTTGGTCATGACCACGATTCGACGCGAAGGAATGCCGATCATCCGCTATCGAACCCGGGATTTGACCCGGTTCATCCCCGGTCAATGCCCTTGCGGCCGTACCCATCGTCGTATCGACCGCATCACTGGCCGCGCCGACGACATGATGATCCTGAAAGGGGTGAACATTTATCCCATGCAAATCGAGCAATGCCTCATGTCCATGCCGGAAGTCGGCCAGAACTATCTCATCGAATTGGTCCGCGAAGGTGTGTCCGACCAAATGAAGGTTAAGGTCGAAATCAAGGATGAATACTTTGTCGAAGACATGCGTGTCTTGCAGGGATTGCAGAAGAAAATCGCCAAACGACTGTGCAGTGAAATCCTGCTCACCCCGCGCGTGGAATTGTGTCAGCATGACTCCATTCCAAAAACCGCCGGGAAAGCCGTTCGGGTTATCGACAACCGGGACACGGAGTAG